Proteins encoded in a region of the Phoenix dactylifera cultivar Barhee BC4 unplaced genomic scaffold, palm_55x_up_171113_PBpolish2nd_filt_p 001514F, whole genome shotgun sequence genome:
- the LOC120108721 gene encoding uncharacterized protein LOC120108721, with product MELIREVVGLVRQQRGPHQLFPSASSSDQGRSITEFRKLAPPAFKGTTDPQEAECWIDEMEKAFRAMGCTEEEKIRFATYMLQDRAHHWWESMERTMMQDAGSVTWPGFRMAFYSKYFPSSRIRELEREFLSLSQGSMTVEDYEAEFYRLSRFAPSLVQDPKSRMSRFEEGLRPRLRQV from the coding sequence ATGGAGCTGATCAGAGAGGTTGTTGGGTTAGTTCGGCAGCAGAGGGGACCACATCAGCTATTTCCCTCTGCTAGTTCTTCAGATCAGGGGAGGAGTATAACAGAGTTCAGGAAGTTGGCTCCTCCGGCCTTCAAGGGAACTACCGATCCCCAAGAGGCCGAATGTTGGATAGATGAGATGGAGAAGGCCTTCAGGGCCATGGGTTGTActgaggaggagaagatcagatttgccacctatatgcttcaggatCGGGCTCATCATTGGTGGGAGTCTATGGAGAGGACCATGATGCAGGATGCAGGATCTGTGACCTGGCCGGGATTTCGCATggccttctactccaagtatttcccttCCAGTCGTATCAGGGAGCTGGAGAGGGAGTTTCTGAGCCTCTCTCAGGGGAGTATGACTGTGGAGGACTATGAGGCTGAGTTCTATCGGTTGTCCCGTTTTGCACCATCTCTTGTCCAAGACCCTAAATCTAGGATGAGTAGATTTGAGGAAGGACTAAGGCCTCGCCTGCGTCAGGTTTAG